A section of the Macadamia integrifolia cultivar HAES 741 chromosome 9, SCU_Mint_v3, whole genome shotgun sequence genome encodes:
- the LOC122087929 gene encoding protein CONTINUOUS VASCULAR RING 1-like, with amino-acid sequence MGDDKSSTVMASRDRERDRELLIIPVSDSAHDDASSKPSSSSAASSHHSGREAFYKVVQSWASKKFMTGCVILFPIAITFYITWWFIHFVDGFFSPIYAQLGINIFGLGFVTSITFIFLVGVFMSSWLGASVLSLGEWFIKRMPFVRHIYNASKQISAAISPDQNTQAFKEVAIIRHPRIGEYAFGFITSIVVLQSYSGDEELCCVYVPTNHLYIGDIFLVNSKDVIRPNLSVREGIEIVVSGGMSMPQILSTVDPQIIQVERNRSSRK; translated from the exons ATGGGTGATGATAAATCTTCGACTGTAATGGCgagtagagacagagagagagatcgagagcTTCTCATCATACCTGTCTCTGACTCTGCTCATGATGATGCTTCTTCTAaaccttcttcatcatctgccGCTTCGTCTCATCACTCCGGTAGAGAG GCTTTCTACAAAGTGGTTCAAAGCTGGGCGTCAAAAAAGTTCATGACTGGATG TGTCATCCTATTCCCGATAGCGATCACTTTCTATATTACATGGTGGTTTATTCATTTTGTGGATGGATTTTTCTCTCCGATCTATGCTCAACTTGGAATCAACATCTTTG GTCTTGGGTTTGTAACTTCAATAACTTTCATCTTCTTGGTTGGGGTGTTCATGTCCTCTTGGCTTGGGGCATCTGTACTAAGCCTTGGGGAGTGGTTTATCAAACGGATGCCATTTGTTCGTCACATCTACAATGCATCCAAGCAAATTAGTGCTGCCATATCACCTG ATCAGAACACCCAAGCCTTCAAGGAAGTCGCCATCATAAGACATCCACGCATAGGAGAATACGCGTTTGGGTTCATCACTTCTATTGTTGTCCTTCAG AGTTATTCAGGAGATGAGGAATTGTGCTGTGTTTACGTACCTACTAATCATCTTTACATTGGGGATATATTTCTTGTCAACTCCAAAGATGTCATCAGACCAAATTTGTCAGTTCGTGAAGGAATTG AGATTGTTGTTTCTGGGGGCATGTCGATGCCCCAGATCCTGTCAACTGTGGATCCTCAGATAATCCAGGTGGAAAGAAACAGGTCAAGCAGAAAATGA
- the LOC122088442 gene encoding sulfite exporter TauE/SafE family protein 3-like, which yields MAVSGAKWQLLRSLAMIAVSFLLASVFVSADRSLKLQSSRYRGTEEVVESDYLMKLLNFLWRSDESSYEHVWPDMKFGWQIIVGTVVGFFGAAFGSVGGVGGGGIFVPMLTLIIGFDAKSSTAISKCMIMGAAASSVYYNLKLRHPTLDMPIIDYDLALLIQPMLMLGISIGVTFNVIFADWMVTVLLIILFLGTSTMAFFRGLETWKKETIMKKEAAKLLESNGASSEEVQYKPLPGGPSNGPEKETKASGEREAPILENVHWKELGFLFLVWIAFLVLQIAKNYTTTCSAAYWVLNSLQIPVSVGVSLYEAVCLYKGWRVIASKGDAGTNWKVHQLVLYCLGGVLAGVVGGLLGLGGGFIMGPLFLELGIPPQVSSATATFAMLFSSSMSVVEYYLLKRFPVPYALYFIAVATIAAFVGQHVVRKIIIFLGRASLIIFILAFTIFVSAISLGGVGISNMIVEIENKDYMGFENLCQY from the exons ATGGCTGTAAGTGGGGCGAAATGGCAGTTGCTGAGATCGCTTGCAATGATTGCAGTAAGCTTTCTTCTTGCTTCTGTGTTTGTTTCGGCAGACCGGAGCCTTAAACTCCAAAGTTCAAGGTACAGAGGAACTGAAGAGGTTGTTGAATCGGATTATCTTATGAAATTACTAAATTTCTTGTGGCGGTCGGATGAATCAAGTTACGAACATGTCTGGCCT GATATGAAATTTGGATGGCAAATCATTGTGGGTACTGTAGTCGGATTCTTTGGAGCAGCGTTTGGGAGTGTAGGAGGTGTCGGCGGGGGTGGGATCTTCGTTCCCATGCTTACCCTGATTATTGGGTTCGACGCAAAATCATCAACAGCTATTTCAAAAT GTATGATCATGGGTGCAGCCGCTTCATCTGTTTACTACAATCTTAAACTAAGGCATCCAACTCTTGATATGCCTATCATTGACTATGATTTGGCACTTCTCATCCAACCGATGCTCATGCTGGGGATCAGTATTGGAGTTACTTTTAATGTGATCTTTGCTGATTGGATGGTCACCGTCCTGctaattattctttttcttg GCACGTCAACtatggcattcttcaggggacTTGAAAcatggaaaaaggaaactatAATGAAGAAG gAGGCTGCTAAGCTCTTGGAGTCAAATG GTGCTAGTTCTGAAGAAGTTCAATACAAGCCTCTACCTGGTGGTCCCAGCAATGGCCCTGAAAAGGAGACCAAAGCATCCGGAGAACGGGAG GCCCCTATTCTTGAGAATGTCCACTGGAAAGAACTtggctttctttttttggtctgGATTGCATTTCTTGTTCTGCAAATTGCAAAG AACTATACAACAACCTGTTCGGCAGCGTATTGGGTTTTGAACTCATTACAG ATACCGGTTTCTGTGGGAGTATCCCTGTATGAAGCAGTTTGCCTATACAAAGGATGGAGAGTAATCGCTTCAAAGGGAGATGCAGGGACAAACTGGAAAGTGCATCAACTGGTTCTCTACTGTTTAGGTGGTGTACTGGCTGGTGTAGTTGGTGGACTGCTCGGTCTAGGTGGAGGTTTTATTATGGGTCCTCTTTTCTTGGAGTTGGGCATCCCTCCTCAG GTCTCAAGTGCTACTGCCACCTTTGCCATGTTATTCTCCTCATCCATGTCAGTTGTAGAATATTACCTTCTTAAGCGTTTCCCAGTCCCATATG CTCTCTACTTTATTGCGGTTGCGACGATTGCTGCCTTTGTAGGGCAACACGTGGTGAGAAAGATAATTATCTTCTTAGGAAGGGCAtcactcatcatcttcattctGGCTTTCACAATCTTTGTGAGCGCAATCTCACTAG GTGGAGTTGGCATATCGAATATGATTGTGGAGATTGAGAATAAAGATTACATGGGTTTTGAGAACCTATGTCAATATTGA